The genome window TACCTGATCAAGATGTTTGCCGATGATGCTGGTAAGAAGGGTGGAGAATTCTATACTCCTAAAGGGGTTGTAAGATTAATCGTCAGACTTATCAAACCCCAACCAAAAAATCTGGTCTTCGACCCAACCTCTGGTTCTGGCGGCCTATTGATCGAATCAGCCAGGTACATTGCTGAACAACCCAATGGTAAGGTCGGGAATAATATCAATGTCTCTTTGTTCGGACAGGAAAAGAACCTTGGCACATGGGCCATCTGCAAGATAAACATGATCCTTCACAACTTTATGGATGCCGATATCCGTAAAGGTGATACACTGATTGATCCAAAGCACAAGGATGATAAGAACAACCTGATGCTGTTTGACCGTGTTATCGCAAATCCTCCTTTTTCTCAGAATAAATGGTGGACTCCTGCAGAGACAAATAATGAAAAGAGGCTGGACAAAGACGGTAAAGAAAAGGAGATCACCCCGAACTACAATAAGGTGGTGGTGGATAAATTCGGGCGTTTCCAGTATGGTATCCCGCCCCGTGGGTATGCCGATCTGGCTTTTCTGCAGCACATGGTGGCTGTTTTGAAAGAAGATGGAAGAATGGGGATTGTGCTGCCTCATGGTACCCTGTTCCGTGGAGGAACCGAAGGGAGTATCCGGCAGAAACTGCTGGAAAAGGATATTATTGAAGGGATTGTCGGACTTCCATCTGCTCTATTCTATAATACGAGTATCCCAGCTTCTGTATGGATCATCAACAAATCGAAACCTGAACGGCTGAAGAATAAGGTCATAATTATTGATGCTTCCGGTGAATACAAGGAGGGTAAGGTACAGAACCAACTTGAGGAAAAAGATATAGCAAAGGTTGTTGATGCCTATGATAAAGAACAGGACATCGAAAAGTTCATGCGGGTAGTCGGTATGGCTGAGATCAGGGAGAACGATTACAACCTGAATATCTCAAGGTATATCGATACCAATGAGGCCGAAACAGAGATCGATCTGAAAGCTGTAAGAGAATCTATTACGCGGTTGGAAGAGAAAGAGAAAGCCATTGATGAGAAGTTGAACCAGTATCTGAAGGAGCTTGGGTTATGAGAGATGGATACAAGGATTACCCGATTGGGATGCTACCTGAAGAATGGGGGGAAATTCTTGCGACACTGTCGCAACAATTGCCGACACGTAAATTGCTTGAACAGAAGCTATATCAAGCCATTGAATTGGCAAAAAACCAGTTAGACCATAGTGACTTATGAAGGAAGGATACAAGGATACACCGATTGGGATGATCCCTGAAGATTGGGATGTTGTGAAATTGGCGGATATACTTATTGAAGGCAGATTAGGGGGTAATTATAATAATGGAGAAACTGAATCTGGGCTTCCTCTGATGAAGATGGGAAACATTGGTAGAGGGAAAATTGATTTAAAAAAAGTTGAATTTATTCCTATTAACGAGAAGTACCAAAACAATTACATCCTGAAAGAAGGAGATTTACTCTTCAATACAAGAAATACTCTGGAATTAGTTGGCAAAGTTGCTATTTGGAAAAATGAACTTGATGAGGCATTATATAACTCTAACCTTATGAAAATGACTTTTGATGAGAGAAGGGTCGCATCAAACTATTTCATGAATTTTGTTTTCAATTCAAAATATTGCATTGAACAGTTGCGAAATATAGCAACTGGTACAACAAGCGTAGCAGCAATATATACAAAGGATTTGCTTAAACTAAGAATAGCTATACCTACGCTTCCCGAACAATCCAAAATCGCCTCCATCCTCTCCACCGTTGATGATAAAATTGATGCCATCAATGAAAGAATAATCCAAACCCGGCAGCTTAAAAACGGCTTGATGCAACGGCTGCTTACCAGAGGCATCGGGCATACAAAATTCAAAGATTCACCGCTGGGGGAGATTCCGGAGAGCTGGGAGATACACAAATTATCAGATATAGCAATTGTAAATGACCAATCTCTTTCAAATGATACTGATCCTGAATATTCGTTTTACTACATAGATTTAGCGTCCGTCAAAGTTGGTAAAATAGATTTCCCCAGAACAAAAATCCAGTTCAAGACTGCACCATCGAGAGCAAGACGGATTCTAAAGAATGGAGATGTTATGGCAACAGTCAGACCAAATTTGCTTGGATATGCGATAGCAAACTTTGAAACCAATGAAATTATTTGTTCTACTGGTTTTGCAATAATTACCCCTCTTCAAAAAGCAATAGGTTATTTTATTTATCAAAGCCTTTATTATGAATTACTTCAGTGCCAAATTCAAAGTCTACTGGTAGGTTCAAATTATCCAGCCATAAATTCGACTGACGTTGAAAATTTAAGAATTTTGCTTCCTCCATATCCAGAGCAACAGAAAATCTCAGAAATCCTCTTCTCAGTTGATCAAAAGCTTGAAGTTCTTCAAAAAAAGAAGACCAAATATGAAGAGATGAAGAAGGGATTGATGCAACAATTGCTGACCGGCAAGGTGAGGGTGAAGGTGGACTTAACATTATAGAAGATTGTTAAATGTTTCCACGTTTATTGTCAAATGTTGTGTTAAAATATATTTTTATAAAACATTGTATAGTAATATATTAAATGATTGTTTTATCAAATGTTTGTAAAGCCAAGGTCAAATGTCATAGGTAAAGTACACTGTACTTTTTTTCAAATTGGAAAAAGAACGAGACGATTTATTTTTAATATCAAAAAGCTGAGATTAGGGAAAATAAGCAAATAGAGTGATAAAAAAAACGCTGATTGATGGTTCAGCGTTTGAGACCTTTGTAGGTTCCAGACCTTAGGTAAAGAACGCCACAAAGATACACATAAAAAATTAAAGATCAAAAATATTTTGATTTTAGAGGCAAAAAATGAATACTTCCCCTGAATACATTCACTCCGAACTCCCCGCCATTGAACTCTTCAGGAAGCTCAGATACGAGTATTACGATGGCGAACTCACCGATGAACGGGATAATATCTCGGAGGTGATCCTGAAAGACAGACTTCTTCAAACCATAAAGCGTATTAACACAATCAGCGAATGGGAAATCAGCGAAAACAATGTTCAGAAGGCTTTTAATGAAATAACAAATATCTACTCAGCATCCCTGATGGAATCCAACCAGAGAGCCTGGGAGCTGATAAGGGGAGCAAATTTTTCGGTAAAACAGGTTATTAACGGCCAAGAGGAATACAAACCCGTATCGTTCATTGATTACAAAAACCCTGAAAACAATGATTTTCTGATCGTTAACCAGATGAAGTTCCACGGGAGGTTAATGAATTCCATTCCCGATCTAACAGTTTTCGTGAATGGTCTTCCCATTGCCCTCATCGAATGTAAATCGCCCAATTCGCTGAGTGCCTTTGATAAAGCTTATGAAGACCTTAAATACTATCAACAGAACTCCGAAAAACTCTGCTGGTACAACCAGATTTGTGCAGGCATTTTTAAAGTCGGAGGAAGATATGGAGCAATCGGAGCAGGAAAACAGCATTATTCATTTTACAGAGTCAAGGATACTGCTGATCTGGAAGCTCTCTTGGGTGTAACTCCATCTGAACAGGACATTCTCATTTACAATCTCTTTAAAAAGGAACATCTTCTTGATCTGATCCGCCACTTCGTGATCTTTGAACTGGATGAAGGAAGAATCATTAAAAAGCTCCCTCGTTACCCACAAATCAGAGCCACCAACAAAGCCATTAAAAAGTTCCAGGAGCAGAATCAGGGTGGTGTGATCTGGCATACTCAGGGTAGTGGAAAAAGCCTTACCATGGCGTACATCACCCGTAAACTTCTGGCAGAAGAGTTCGGATTCAAAAATCCCACGGTTATCATCATGACCGACAGGATCGATCTCGACAGGCAGATCACTACCACCTTCATCAACTGCGGGTTCAAAAATGTCAACCAGGCATCTTCGGTGGTTCATCTGGAAAAATTGCTCAGGAATGATTATGGAGGAATCATAACCACCACCCTTCAGAAATTTCAGGAACAGGATAAAGAAACTTCGGAAACCACAGACCTGACTGCGCAGGAAGAGATCCGTAACCAGCTCATTGAGAAAACCATTAAAGATGGAACCCTGACCAAGATTACCAAGGTCTTGGAAGGTGGCAAATGGGTTGAGATCAAACGGGAGGAAATCCGTCTGGAAGAGATGTCCCAAAAGGAAAATATCTATGTGATGGTGGATGAAGCCCACAGAAGTCATTATGGATTTCTGGCTGCATTTATGCGAACCGTCCTGCCCAAAGCCAAGTTTTTGGCATTTACAGGCACACCTATCTCCAAAGAAGAAAAATCAACCCTCGGTGAATTCTATGGTGGACAGTACATCGATGTTTATACTATCAAAGAATCGGTTCAGGACGGTGCTACTGTGGAACTTCTATACGATGAGGGTATTGCCAGACTTAACGTCAGGAAAGAAGAGCTGGATAGACAATTTG of Bacteroidota bacterium contains these proteins:
- a CDS encoding type I restriction-modification system subunit M, coding for MTILSLSTLETWLWDSANILRGSIDSSDFKNYIFGLLFLKRANDVFEEEVENIMKKENLSQKDAEDEPYFCIPEEAHWKSLTAKTENIGEALDKAFAAIERDNTQLEGVMTAIKFGDKEKLSDAVLQRLLRHFNQYSLRNSELYTPDVLGDAYEYLIKMFADDAGKKGGEFYTPKGVVRLIVRLIKPQPKNLVFDPTSGSGGLLIESARYIAEQPNGKVGNNINVSLFGQEKNLGTWAICKINMILHNFMDADIRKGDTLIDPKHKDDKNNLMLFDRVIANPPFSQNKWWTPAETNNEKRLDKDGKEKEITPNYNKVVVDKFGRFQYGIPPRGYADLAFLQHMVAVLKEDGRMGIVLPHGTLFRGGTEGSIRQKLLEKDIIEGIVGLPSALFYNTSIPASVWIINKSKPERLKNKVIIIDASGEYKEGKVQNQLEEKDIAKVVDAYDKEQDIEKFMRVVGMAEIRENDYNLNISRYIDTNEAETEIDLKAVRESITRLEEKEKAIDEKLNQYLKELGL
- a CDS encoding restriction endonuclease subunit S, which codes for MKEGYKDTPIGMIPEDWDVVKLADILIEGRLGGNYNNGETESGLPLMKMGNIGRGKIDLKKVEFIPINEKYQNNYILKEGDLLFNTRNTLELVGKVAIWKNELDEALYNSNLMKMTFDERRVASNYFMNFVFNSKYCIEQLRNIATGTTSVAAIYTKDLLKLRIAIPTLPEQSKIASILSTVDDKIDAINERIIQTRQLKNGLMQRLLTRGIGHTKFKDSPLGEIPESWEIHKLSDIAIVNDQSLSNDTDPEYSFYYIDLASVKVGKIDFPRTKIQFKTAPSRARRILKNGDVMATVRPNLLGYAIANFETNEIICSTGFAIITPLQKAIGYFIYQSLYYELLQCQIQSLLVGSNYPAINSTDVENLRILLPPYPEQQKISEILFSVDQKLEVLQKKKTKYEEMKKGLMQQLLTGKVRVKVDLTL